GGTAACGCACCGCTGTTCGGAGAGCGGCTTCTCGTTGGGAGACCATCCCTACACATCAAGTCAAGACCCGTTGAATCCCGGACAGCCAAATAAACTTACGATGTTCTCTCTCAGCCTCTGCATGTTCGCTATCCCTGGTCAATTTTTCTCGTACAAGATCTTGGACCCTTGACTCGAGTTGGGACGCCTTTTCCTGTGACTTGTGAAGTTCACGCTGGTGTTCTTTGCGAAGTTTAGCATTCTCCGTTCGGAGTGTATCAACCTGGCAGCCCAAGTGAGAGACTACAGCCAGCAAGTTGACAAATGATCTTACCTGTGCTCGAAGCGCAGCAGCTCCCAAGGTAGGCTGTGAACCAGATACCTTACGTGTTGATACTGATGACGGTTGGTTCGGATCTTTCTTTACCGACAACCGAGGAAGGCCAGAGGCTGAGAAGAGACCCTCAGTGAGCAATTCAAGCGGCCGATGCTCAGTACTTACGCAAGACGTTTTCCTTTCCCTTGTGCGACTGGATGCGCAGGACGCCCTGCTTGGGGGCATCCATGGTGGGGGAATCAAGGCTCCGTGCTGCAGCGAATAGGTAGCTTGAGATATGGGCATAGGGCGGTGAATTTATCAACTTACTGGAATTATTGTCCGCAAATGGATGCCTCGCTGTAGTGGGATGGGCTATGGTGATCATAACCCCAAAATCCCGTGTCCAAGACGAATTGAGGGTTGAGCCAAGAATGTCAACATCAACATTCACGTGACCAAACGCGCATCACTAATTTATTGATCAACAGAAGCATATGACGCGGCACACGAGCCGGGAATAAGGAGTAGGTATATAATTATATCTGAACGACAAATCTAAACGTATGTACGAAGAGAATTGATTTCCCAGTAGGCCTCTACAAACTCTTTCGGATTATTGTTGACGACTGATTGTGTCCGGATTTTGTCAGCATGCTTCTACGGGTCTCCTAATTGAACTTACAATCGATACAAGTCCCAGGACAACCTGATTTGGGGTATTCACTCCCTGCCCAGTCTCCCTGTATATCACTTGTTAACTAGAAGAATTCACCAATAAAAAAAACGACATACACAAAAAGTCAGATCAAAGACAATTTCGTGCGGTCCGAAGTGGCTCTTCATATCACAATTCTCAGCGGGGAAATCGGCTACAGGTAGGCCCCAGCACTCAGGTTGCACAGTTTTGGAACCCATTCGGACTTCTTCTGGGATCAAAATATCATTACGGCCCCAGAACCAGACACTGACACCCTGCTCGGTGCGGCGCATTGCAAACCTGGTGACCAACCCAGTCAGACTATATGCACGCTAATGTCCCCTGAACACATACCACCCCCCACCCATTTTGTTAAACCTCTGTCCAAAAGAGCCTTGTCTGAATTTGACACCACAACCTTGATTGTTATTCTGCTTGGCGTCACACTCGTTGCTTTCTCCGACGCCTGTCATGACACGGACAGCGCCTGTCATATTGCACCCTGGAGTCGTATGAAGAGAGGCGAGATTGTACGAGCGCTTGTTGATCCCTTCGATAATGTCGATCTCACCTCCCTGTGGCCATCTCCCTGTTCAACAGACTCGTGGGGACATAGTTGGTTCCATGGGTCCTTTTATTGCTTACCGCTGGTTGTGACGGTCCAGAACGCGGGCCAAGTACCGCACCCGGTGGGCATGTGAGTCAGATCGAGAATCAAGACCGAGTCTTCGTAATGTTGCTTGGAGGCAACGCGAATGCTATCCCGTCCCCTTGGGTGAGATTTGGAGTTGTTGACCGCATCAGCGCGCATAACGAATTTAGACTCGGATGCATAGGTAAGGTTGTTCGTTTTGGCGTAACCTTGGTCAACATAACTGGGCGTATGATGGGTTCAGATCGATTGGCCAGCCAATAAGCCAGGCTGTGAAAATAGAAAGTGGGCTCACGTACTTGACTCTTCCGTGGGTTGGATCGTTGAATGTCTGAAAATTGAAAACATCATAGAATTTGTTGCCGATTATCTCTTCTCTTACTTGGAACGAGCGAAAATTGGCGATTGGGCCAGGAAATGAGAGTATGGGGAGCGAACATGTAACCAAAAGCGGAAAGGAGAGTAGAATAAACGAGGGGTAATGAAGCATCTGGGACCAACGAAGAATGTTTCAAGTTAGTGAGCTAGTAATAGTTGATGGGAGCGAGAAGTGAAACGAGTGTGATGATAGTCAATGGAACAGCGTGATTTGGTTTATGGAACTAAAGTTACCCAACCCCCTGAAACATCCCCCTATTCATGGCTACCACGTGACAACGCAGGATCGAAACCACATCTACtgccactgtacaaggttataatgctgaaaatcagtgtgtgtgtttaagtgagaattgagttgaaatcaaggtcaatatatactgattttaggtatcaattcttccatagtctgattcatgctgagggaggcatactaacattgaaatgttcaggccatatcctactgaaaaaaggaatcttttactgatgtactgattttcaggatcttatcacaccacagtggcGCTGGTGCCATTGCTCTTCAGAAACGCCAAGATTGGATCGAAATAACCGAGCTGAACACATATGACTCCAAGCCGCTAGCAATCGTGGGGGAGTGGCTACCAGTATGGCAGGCGTCGCGGGAAGGCG
The window above is part of the Rhizoctonia solani chromosome 7, complete sequence genome. Proteins encoded here:
- a CDS encoding glycoside hydrolase family 16 protein; the protein is MLHYPSFILLSFPLLVTCSLPILSFPGPIANFRSFQTFNDPTHGRVNYVDQGYAKTNNLTYASESKFVMRADAVNNSKSHPRGRDSIRVASKQHYEDSVLILDLTHMPTGCGTWPAFWTVTTSGRWPQGGEIDIIEGINKRSYNLASLHTTPGCNMTGAVRVMTGVGESNECDAKQNNNQGCGVKFRQGSFGQRFNKMGGGWFAMRRTEQGVSVWFWGRNDILIPEEVRMGSKTVQPECWGLPVADFPAENCDMKSHFGPHEIVFDLTFCGDWAGSEYPKSGCPGTCIDFVNNNPKEFVEAYWEINSLRTYV